A region of Procambarus clarkii isolate CNS0578487 chromosome 22, FALCON_Pclarkii_2.0, whole genome shotgun sequence DNA encodes the following proteins:
- the Phax gene encoding phosphorylated adapter RNA export protein, with protein MDDKEEGEVSDGNDEGFDLAYKPVTRPDSSHYRHVARHMPSSDEEYSSDSDSDTPMSAKRKRPNISKMDTCYTESHDPKGWAIDNATNEARQIAKPRRRNNIWSTVMEEQDLSREIGGFGLKRRLDQGDRNVESYDYTQALKARGIELDDSAEEEEEGEEEHEDNEQEDENEDTKKKRLNRKRHVKERIGYKKTKTKSGQRNLVDVCVTEGMTDEEVGHALAVGLMERKPELIVRVVEVLGREKAVELYRQTQTLEREGGLMIMNGSRRRTSGGVYLQLLKNLPSIEKADMLKIFPQEDSSQQWRKRKRAHRKRERHESKPQGEDVTEEGLHLGGLFSDDPGGAKCPGSTPVTSPQPSDNEEEDLAGSLINQLSPSALPDLVSISTPPVVADPRTCKPDSSLDTFNGGFLNVQGDPRAAKLEDRTAEVYDEDFLDIHTTDEMELF; from the exons CTAGCATACAAGCCTGTTACTCGTCCTGATTCTTCACACTATCGTCATGTTGCCCGTCATATGCCCTCCAGCGATGAAGAATATTCCTCGGATTCCGACTCGGATACGCCAATGTCTGCCAAACGTAAACGGCCCAACATCAGCAAAATGGATACTTGTTACACAGAAAG CCATGACCCCAAGGGCTGGGCCATTGATAATGCAACAAATGAGGCAAGACAAATTGCAAAACCTCGACGTCGTAACAATATTTGGTCGACTGTAATGGAGGAGCAG GACCTCTCTCGAGAAATAGGGGGCTTTGGTCTTAAACGGAGACTGGATCAGGGTGATCGCAATGTTGAAAGCTACGATTACACACAAGCCTTAAAAGCCCGAGGCATTGAACTGGATGATtcggcagaggaggaagaggagggggaggaagaacaTGAGGATAATGAGCAGGAAGATGAAAATGAAGACACAAAGAAGAAAAG ACTGAACAGAAAGAGACATGTAAAAGAGAGAATCGGCTACAAGAAAACGAAAACGAAAAGTGGGCAGCGGAActtggtggatgtgtgtgtgacagagggtATGACTGATGAAGAAGTTGGTCATGCCTTAGCAGTGGGTTTAATGGAAAGGAAGCCAGAACTAATAG TACGAGTTGTGGAGGTCTTGGGTCGTGAGAAAGCTGTGGAGCTCTACAGACAGACACAAACATTGGAACGTGAAGGTGGACTTATGATTATG AATGGCTCCAGAAGAAGAACATCTGGGGGAGTGTACTTGCAACTACTGAAGAACCTTCCAAGCATAGAGAAAGCTGATATGCTAAAAATATTCCCACAAGAAGATTCATCACAGCAGTGGAGAAAACGCAAGAGAGCTCACCGTAAACGTGAAAGACATGAATCAAAGCCGCAGG ggGAAGATGTCACTGAGGAAGGTTTGCATCTAGGGGGACTCTTCTCAGATGACCCTGGGGGAGCCAAGTGCCCCGGCTCAACGCCAGTCACCTCACCACAACCATCGGATAATGAAGAGGAGGACCTTGCTGGCTCTCTG attaatcagctgtcacctTCAGCATTGCCCGATCTGGTATCCATTTCCACGCCTCCAGTTGTGGCTGACCCAAGAACATGTAAGCCAGACTCCTCTCTGGACACATTTAATGGAGGCTTCTTGAACGTTCAGGGTGACCCTCGGGCAGCTAAATTGGAAGATAGAACGGCTGAAGTGTACGATGAAGATTTCCTTGACATCCACACCACCGATGAGATGGAGCTCTTCTGA